A single genomic interval of Chitinophaga sp. 180180018-3 harbors:
- a CDS encoding PKD domain-containing protein, with protein MDLSLTSRKSVNSFIWCCFVGMLCIQGVTAQQRADFTASSVSDCESLITSFTDKSTGSPVAWQWDFGNGITSNKQNPEATYVSPGSYTVTLTATYADGSNQVAVKTGYITVWSKPVVDLALSPPAGCVPFTVVFTNKSQSTSGTLQRFSWDFGDGNVALNGSSNTSHIYTQPGTYSPVLTVTDNHGCTNFKVLNNAVTANPGLQANFALASKIFCAAPANVIFTNTTVESGTVSYKWEFDDGTSSISKDPGSHTFTTKGTHSIKLTATNDLGCIDSKTVDDINIANFATTLVVPPQICAGTTATFSATFAPAVPQSTTWEVNGLPVQGYIDHTTYNATATGPLTVKLKAMYGTCPDSAQKATVVVPSPTVNPGISILPFCVPPATVNFVANSTNADTWQWDFDDGTTAAVQNPSHIFKAEKDYNVKLTASNQQGCTVQQLIPVGIHNTAVTIYTGEDNGCEHLSTSFTASVNNNDKIQSYQWDFGDGGTSTVAAPLHTFTSPGIYTVKLTYVTNNGCSGTTAYQKQVIIYKKPTPDFTSPEAPQVCGNTPVIFFDKSDVGTSWYWNFGDGSTGQGNTVSYSYSAPGTYDVTLTVHNGSCFSTITKKAFITAIIPFPRFDAAPTCDNRMTLQVSEYSIGASSLQWDWGDGKDTTYTTHSDALTHTYAQSGTYRVKLTTSDNHCNTYLIKAVTIIGRSAVVITADKTSFCSSDHTTASVQQINTSILGAQPYHWQADGNDVPSASLTQNNYTYSLAPGKHTLRLLAQNSLGCYDTSNTIEVNVKGPVAGFNMPTQVPCRGTEVVFTDNTDLSYSSGIQKWVWNFGDNTPPQTFTSSPFRHIYQQAGTDILPSVTVTDNDGCTSTSSGKYLQINGPNADFNADSYFVKPGSTVHFSNTTTETGGKITNAQWAFGDGSTIQTLGNTYHYYPDKGVYEVSLHVTDNNGCTGSITKPIKVSTVNASFTYTSSFVNGGTCAPMIFRFTNNSVNATSYLWDFGDGGSSNQANPVHTYTLAGHYKVILKVASVTGATDADTQTVVVTGPYASIKASADGGCLGKEITFTVTPENASTFSWDFADGTVQETTALQTTHQYPAPGVYNPRLLLRDDAGCRGNAFLDHPIVIDNLNIRLHPNPGKICNEGLLTLMPAFNSFSVDSLGIQPTFAWGYDASLKPQQINTTTPSFYLNKAGEYTFTINVSTKYGCQQKADTVVHVYPKPLATISGPDKVCQDVPVKFSGAVTVVSNVSWNWNFGNGMSSQLPQPLPLTYTQPGMANVTLTVTSSDGCSDQQLHTINVFPAPNVNASAPATFICLNNSMSLHAEGGSIYEWTPATGLNNPAVANPVASPQINTVYQVKVTDSNGCTNTGEVPIRVVQPFKIHASADTMLCLGGKLPLSVSGADSYTWTGTNIDMPNSATPTASPSQPGQYVYNVTGYDNEGCFSDKAAVKVQINALPQVKAGPDRTTMAGTPVYLNGTYSSDVVSWLWSPATDLSCATCPTTEVVPNLSTRYVITVENTYGCKASDSLSIHLLCNQSAVYMPTAFTPGPTGNNQWVYPKGKGIKEIEWLRIYDRWGSLVFENAHFPINVQTAGWNGLSAGGESLMGSYIYSMRAVCESGEKFEFKGSITLIR; from the coding sequence ATGGACCTGTCATTGACGTCCCGCAAATCTGTTAACTCCTTTATCTGGTGTTGCTTTGTTGGAATGCTGTGTATACAGGGAGTTACTGCACAACAGAGAGCTGATTTCACAGCTTCGTCTGTCAGCGATTGTGAATCGCTGATTACTTCCTTTACAGATAAAAGTACCGGCAGCCCGGTAGCCTGGCAATGGGATTTCGGCAACGGTATCACTTCAAACAAACAGAATCCTGAAGCTACTTATGTGAGCCCGGGAAGTTATACAGTGACACTCACCGCAACCTATGCAGATGGCAGTAACCAGGTGGCTGTAAAAACGGGATATATTACAGTATGGTCGAAACCAGTGGTTGATCTGGCCCTCTCTCCTCCGGCAGGCTGTGTACCATTTACGGTGGTTTTTACGAATAAGTCGCAGTCGACCAGCGGAACACTGCAGCGGTTCAGCTGGGATTTCGGAGATGGCAATGTAGCGCTGAATGGCAGCAGCAATACCTCGCATATATATACCCAACCCGGCACTTACAGTCCGGTACTCACAGTTACTGACAATCACGGATGTACGAATTTCAAAGTCTTGAACAATGCTGTAACTGCCAACCCCGGATTACAGGCTAATTTTGCTCTGGCCAGCAAGATATTTTGTGCAGCGCCTGCGAATGTGATATTTACCAATACCACTGTTGAATCAGGCACAGTATCCTACAAATGGGAATTTGACGACGGTACTTCCAGTATCTCCAAAGATCCGGGCAGCCATACATTTACTACGAAAGGCACACATAGCATAAAACTAACCGCTACGAACGACCTGGGCTGTATCGATAGCAAAACAGTCGACGATATTAATATTGCCAATTTTGCGACTACCCTTGTTGTTCCGCCACAGATATGTGCCGGAACAACTGCCACGTTCAGCGCCACGTTTGCGCCGGCAGTACCGCAAAGTACTACCTGGGAGGTAAATGGCCTGCCTGTTCAGGGATATATTGACCATACCACTTATAACGCTACCGCAACCGGTCCGCTTACCGTAAAACTGAAAGCCATGTACGGCACCTGTCCGGACTCCGCGCAAAAGGCGACTGTTGTAGTGCCTTCCCCTACTGTGAATCCGGGCATAAGTATATTGCCATTCTGTGTACCACCCGCAACCGTCAACTTTGTTGCCAACAGCACGAATGCCGATACCTGGCAATGGGACTTTGACGACGGCACTACCGCTGCTGTGCAGAACCCATCGCATATTTTCAAAGCCGAAAAAGATTACAATGTAAAATTAACAGCGAGTAATCAGCAGGGATGTACTGTTCAGCAGCTAATTCCTGTCGGCATCCATAACACGGCGGTAACAATTTACACCGGGGAAGATAATGGTTGCGAACATCTGTCGACCAGCTTTACCGCATCCGTCAACAACAACGATAAAATCCAAAGCTATCAATGGGATTTTGGCGATGGAGGCACTTCTACAGTGGCTGCGCCGTTGCATACCTTTACATCACCGGGCATCTACACCGTTAAACTGACTTATGTGACTAACAATGGCTGTAGCGGTACCACTGCCTACCAAAAGCAGGTGATTATCTATAAAAAGCCAACGCCTGATTTTACCTCACCGGAAGCACCACAGGTCTGCGGCAATACGCCCGTCATATTTTTCGACAAGTCGGATGTCGGAACTTCCTGGTACTGGAATTTCGGTGATGGCAGTACAGGGCAGGGTAACACTGTTTCTTATAGCTACAGTGCACCGGGCACTTATGATGTTACACTTACGGTACATAACGGGAGCTGCTTCTCTACTATTACCAAGAAAGCATTTATCACGGCAATCATTCCTTTTCCGCGGTTTGATGCCGCGCCCACCTGCGACAACCGGATGACGCTCCAGGTATCGGAATATTCAATAGGCGCCAGCAGCCTGCAATGGGATTGGGGAGACGGCAAAGATACCACCTACACTACCCATAGCGATGCGCTAACGCATACCTATGCCCAATCGGGCACTTATAGGGTGAAGCTTACCACTTCGGATAATCATTGCAACACTTATCTGATTAAAGCGGTCACCATTATTGGCCGTTCAGCGGTGGTGATAACAGCAGATAAGACCAGTTTCTGTTCCAGCGACCACACAACGGCGTCTGTTCAACAAATTAACACGTCGATCCTGGGAGCGCAGCCCTATCACTGGCAGGCAGACGGCAACGATGTACCTTCCGCGTCGCTCACTCAGAACAATTATACTTACAGTCTTGCTCCTGGTAAACATACGCTCCGGCTGCTGGCACAAAACAGCCTGGGATGTTATGATACCAGCAATACTATTGAAGTGAACGTTAAAGGACCGGTAGCAGGCTTTAATATGCCCACTCAGGTACCATGCAGGGGCACAGAAGTGGTATTCACGGATAACACTGATCTGAGCTATAGTTCCGGCATTCAGAAATGGGTATGGAACTTCGGCGATAACACACCACCGCAAACCTTTACCAGCAGTCCTTTCAGGCATATCTACCAGCAGGCTGGCACCGATATATTACCATCAGTGACGGTTACTGACAACGACGGATGTACCAGTACTTCCTCCGGAAAGTACCTGCAGATAAACGGGCCTAATGCCGATTTCAATGCCGACAGCTATTTTGTAAAACCGGGCAGCACGGTGCATTTCAGCAATACGACTACAGAAACAGGCGGAAAGATCACCAATGCGCAGTGGGCATTTGGCGATGGCAGCACGATACAGACCCTGGGTAACACCTATCATTACTATCCGGACAAAGGCGTTTACGAGGTAAGTTTGCATGTTACCGACAATAATGGCTGTACAGGTTCCATAACAAAACCCATCAAGGTATCCACCGTAAATGCATCATTCACCTATACTTCATCGTTCGTGAATGGAGGTACCTGCGCACCAATGATCTTCCGGTTCACCAACAACTCGGTGAATGCCACCAGTTATTTGTGGGATTTTGGCGATGGCGGCAGCTCCAACCAGGCGAATCCGGTTCATACCTACACGCTGGCCGGGCATTATAAGGTAATACTGAAAGTGGCCAGCGTCACCGGAGCAACAGATGCAGATACGCAGACAGTGGTTGTAACCGGGCCGTATGCCTCCATCAAGGCCAGCGCCGACGGTGGCTGCCTGGGAAAAGAAATCACATTTACTGTTACACCTGAAAATGCCTCCACCTTCAGCTGGGATTTTGCAGATGGTACCGTGCAAGAAACCACTGCACTGCAAACAACGCATCAATATCCAGCACCAGGCGTCTACAATCCCAGGTTGCTGCTCAGAGATGATGCCGGCTGCCGGGGCAATGCATTCCTGGATCATCCGATAGTGATTGATAACCTGAACATCCGGTTGCACCCCAATCCGGGAAAGATATGCAACGAGGGCCTGCTTACGTTAATGCCTGCATTCAACAGTTTCTCGGTAGACAGTCTGGGTATCCAGCCAACATTCGCCTGGGGCTATGATGCCAGCCTCAAACCGCAGCAAATCAATACCACCACGCCCTCATTTTATCTCAACAAAGCGGGGGAATATACATTTACCATCAACGTCAGCACCAAATATGGCTGCCAGCAAAAAGCGGATACAGTAGTACACGTATATCCGAAACCGTTAGCAACTATCAGCGGGCCGGATAAAGTGTGCCAGGATGTACCGGTGAAGTTCAGCGGAGCCGTTACGGTAGTCAGTAATGTTAGCTGGAACTGGAATTTCGGCAATGGTATGAGCAGTCAGTTACCACAGCCGCTCCCGCTGACATACACGCAGCCAGGCATGGCCAATGTAACACTCACGGTAACCAGCAGCGATGGTTGCAGTGATCAGCAGTTGCACACCATTAATGTATTTCCGGCGCCGAACGTTAATGCGAGTGCTCCGGCCACATTTATCTGCCTTAACAATAGTATGTCTTTGCATGCTGAGGGCGGCAGTATATATGAATGGACTCCCGCAACCGGCCTCAATAATCCGGCGGTAGCCAACCCGGTGGCATCTCCCCAAATAAATACTGTTTACCAGGTGAAAGTGACCGACAGTAATGGCTGTACCAACACGGGCGAAGTACCCATCAGGGTGGTGCAGCCTTTTAAGATACATGCTTCGGCAGACACGATGCTATGCCTGGGCGGCAAGCTCCCACTCAGTGTATCCGGCGCTGATAGTTATACATGGACGGGCACCAACATCGATATGCCCAACAGTGCCACACCTACCGCATCTCCTTCGCAGCCCGGACAATATGTATACAATGTCACCGGCTACGATAATGAGGGATGCTTCTCCGACAAAGCAGCCGTGAAGGTACAGATAAACGCGCTTCCCCAGGTAAAAGCGGGCCCCGACAGAACCACCATGGCCGGCACGCCCGTATACCTTAACGGCACCTACAGCAGCGATGTAGTGAGTTGGCTGTGGAGCCCCGCAACAGATCTCAGTTGCGCCACCTGTCCTACCACTGAAGTAGTTCCCAATCTCAGCACCCGTTACGTAATAACGGTTGAAAATACCTATGGCTGTAAAGCGTCTGATAGCCTGAGCATACACCTGTTATGCAATCAATCGGCTGTATATATGCCTACTGCCTTTACTCCCGGCCCAACCGGAAATAACCAGTGGGTATATCCGAAAGGAAAAGGGATAAAGGAAATTGAATGGCTGCGTATTTACGATCGTTGGGGTTCATTGGTATTTGAGAATGCACACTTCCCGATAAATGTACAAACCGCAGGCTGGAATGGGCTTAGCGCCGGAGGAGAGTCATTGATGGGCAGCTACATATACAGCATGCGGGCCGTATGCGAAAGCGGAGAAAAATTTGAGTTCAAAGGCAGCATCACATTAATCAGGTGA
- a CDS encoding NADH:flavin oxidoreductase/NADH oxidase — translation MSELFSPFSLREVVLRNRIAVSPMCEYSSVDGFASDWHLVHLGSRAVGGAGLVLTEAAAVSPEGRISAHDLGIWKDEHIPKLKQITGFISEQGAVPGIQLAHAGRKASTVRPWEGSRALTAEEGAWQAVAPSAIPFNDVYPKPEALTDTGIRKITDDFRNAVIRSREAGFRVIELHGAHGYLLHSFLSPLSNQRTDEYGGTFENRIRLLLEVIAAVREVWPEQYPLLLRISATDWAEGGWNIDESVKLAAIVKDRGVDLVDCSSGGLAAHQQIKVGPLYQTPFAERIRKEAHIPTGAVGMITTPEEASAVIANGRADLVFLAREFLRDPYFPLRAAYELKTEVKWPVQYERAKRRITN, via the coding sequence ATGTCGGAGTTATTTAGCCCCTTTTCTTTGAGGGAGGTTGTTTTGCGGAACCGTATTGCGGTATCGCCTATGTGCGAATATTCTTCGGTGGATGGTTTTGCCAGCGACTGGCACCTGGTACACCTGGGAAGCCGCGCCGTGGGTGGGGCCGGACTCGTTCTCACCGAAGCAGCAGCGGTATCACCCGAAGGCCGTATCTCGGCCCACGATCTTGGCATCTGGAAAGATGAACATATACCAAAGTTGAAACAGATCACCGGTTTTATCTCAGAACAGGGAGCTGTGCCGGGTATTCAGCTGGCGCATGCCGGGCGCAAAGCTAGTACAGTAAGGCCCTGGGAGGGAAGCCGGGCGCTGACTGCTGAGGAAGGAGCCTGGCAGGCCGTGGCGCCCAGCGCCATTCCATTTAATGATGTCTATCCCAAACCGGAAGCACTAACGGATACGGGCATACGTAAAATAACGGACGACTTCCGCAATGCTGTCATCCGCTCCCGGGAAGCAGGTTTTCGTGTGATTGAACTGCACGGGGCACATGGTTATTTATTGCACAGCTTCCTGTCGCCACTGAGTAATCAACGTACTGATGAATATGGAGGTACATTCGAAAACAGGATCCGGCTTTTATTGGAAGTAATCGCTGCCGTGCGCGAGGTGTGGCCGGAGCAATATCCGTTGCTACTTCGTATATCCGCTACCGATTGGGCGGAAGGAGGGTGGAATATTGATGAGTCAGTAAAGCTGGCCGCAATTGTAAAAGACAGGGGAGTAGATCTCGTCGATTGTTCTTCTGGAGGTCTCGCTGCACACCAGCAAATCAAAGTGGGACCCTTATATCAGACGCCATTCGCAGAAAGGATACGTAAAGAAGCACATATCCCTACTGGTGCCGTGGGGATGATCACGACGCCCGAAGAAGCTTCTGCTGTCATCGCCAATGGCCGGGCCGATCTGGTATTCCTGGCGAGGGAATTCCTCAGAGATCCTTATTTCCCCCTGCGGGCCGCCTACGAGCTCAAAACAGAGGTAAAATGGCCGGTACAGTATGAAAGAGCGAAGAGAAGAATTACGAATTGA
- the mgrA gene encoding L-glyceraldehyde 3-phosphate reductase, with amino-acid sequence MFYTPATDRYDSMIYNRCGRSGLRLPAVSLGLWHNFGSIDSYENGRSIVRRAFDKGITHFDLANNYGPVPGSAETNFGRILKQDFTGHLRDELIISSKAGYTMWPGPYGDWGSRKYLISSLEQSLQRMQLEYVDIFYSHRPDPATPIEETMGALHSIVQQGKALYVGLSNYTAEQTQKAVEVLKSLGTPCLIHQPKYSMFERWVENGLLDVLETNGVGCIPFSPLAQGLLTDRYLNGIPAGSRASKPSGFLQESDVTPEKIEKVKKLNELALKRGQSLAQMALAWILKDKRITTVLIGASSVTQLDNNLDALKNTHFDKEELEAVEKILR; translated from the coding sequence ATGTTTTATACACCCGCAACAGACAGGTACGATAGTATGATCTACAACAGATGTGGCAGGAGTGGTCTCCGGTTGCCTGCTGTATCATTAGGTTTGTGGCATAACTTCGGTTCCATTGACAGTTATGAGAATGGACGCAGCATTGTAAGAAGAGCGTTCGATAAAGGTATTACACATTTCGATCTGGCTAATAACTACGGGCCGGTACCGGGAAGTGCGGAAACGAATTTTGGCAGGATTCTGAAGCAGGATTTTACGGGTCATCTCAGAGATGAGCTGATCATATCGTCGAAGGCAGGATATACCATGTGGCCCGGGCCGTATGGCGACTGGGGTTCCAGAAAATATCTTATTTCCAGTCTTGAACAGAGCCTGCAGCGTATGCAGCTGGAATACGTGGATATATTCTATTCTCACCGGCCGGATCCGGCTACACCGATTGAAGAAACCATGGGGGCCTTACATAGCATTGTGCAGCAGGGTAAGGCATTATATGTTGGCTTATCTAACTATACTGCCGAGCAAACGCAAAAGGCGGTTGAAGTGCTGAAATCGCTGGGCACACCCTGCCTGATTCATCAGCCTAAATACAGCATGTTTGAGCGCTGGGTAGAGAACGGGCTGCTGGATGTATTAGAAACCAACGGCGTAGGTTGTATTCCCTTCTCACCACTGGCGCAGGGGCTGCTCACAGATCGCTACCTGAACGGTATTCCCGCAGGCTCCAGGGCCAGCAAACCAAGTGGCTTCCTGCAGGAATCAGATGTAACACCGGAGAAGATAGAAAAGGTGAAAAAGCTCAATGAGCTGGCACTTAAACGGGGGCAATCACTGGCCCAGATGGCACTGGCCTGGATATTGAAAGATAAACGTATCACCACCGTGCTGATCGGCGCCAGTTCAGTAACCCAGCTGGATAACAACCTGGATGCTCTCAAGAATACTCATTTTGACAAAGAAGAGCTGGAAGCGGTGGAGAAGATCCTTAGATAA
- a CDS encoding acyl-CoA desaturase: MNKAIKQDRKPPNWWHQVDFLGIHAVPLLAFFTGTTAFDWILCGVLYVIRMFFVTAGYHRYFSHRAFKTSRFFQFILAGGAQSSLQKGALWWSANHRIHHKHSDTPEDPHSANIYGFWYAHIGWIMGPEYKPTRFDLIKDHKAKELMWLNKWHMVPAVVLAIAVYFVGNKVNGTGWFDWTAGLSTLLIGFFLSTVILYHGTFTINSLMHKIGNKRYYTGDESRNSAILALVTLGEGWHNNHHYYQSAARQGFYWWEFDITYYVIRTLGLLGIVWEIRPVPAKVKNSNKLKQMTKEQAMPLPIEEAV, encoded by the coding sequence ATGAATAAGGCGATCAAGCAAGACAGAAAGCCACCAAACTGGTGGCACCAGGTAGATTTTCTGGGCATACACGCGGTGCCCCTACTGGCATTTTTCACCGGTACAACAGCATTTGACTGGATATTATGCGGTGTTTTGTATGTAATCCGGATGTTCTTTGTGACAGCGGGCTATCACAGATATTTCTCGCATCGTGCGTTTAAAACGTCGCGATTCTTCCAGTTTATCCTCGCCGGTGGCGCACAGAGCAGTCTGCAGAAGGGAGCGTTATGGTGGTCGGCCAATCACCGTATCCACCACAAGCACAGCGATACGCCTGAAGATCCGCATTCCGCCAACATTTATGGCTTCTGGTATGCCCATATCGGCTGGATTATGGGACCAGAATACAAGCCTACCCGTTTCGACCTGATCAAGGACCACAAGGCGAAGGAATTGATGTGGCTGAATAAGTGGCATATGGTACCTGCCGTTGTGCTGGCAATAGCCGTATATTTTGTAGGTAACAAAGTAAACGGTACAGGCTGGTTTGATTGGACAGCCGGCTTGTCGACCCTCCTGATCGGCTTTTTCCTGAGCACAGTAATACTGTATCACGGTACATTTACGATCAACTCACTGATGCATAAAATTGGTAATAAAAGGTATTATACGGGAGATGAGTCCCGCAACAGTGCTATCCTGGCTTTAGTCACGCTGGGAGAAGGCTGGCATAATAACCACCACTATTATCAGAGCGCAGCACGACAGGGCTTTTACTGGTGGGAATTCGATATCACCTACTATGTGATCAGAACACTTGGGCTGCTGGGTATCGTTTGGGAAATCAGACCTGTTCCTGCCAAGGTAAAGAACAGCAACAAGCTGAAGCAAATGACGAAAGAACAGGCGATGCCGTTGCCGATAGAGGAAGCCGTGTAA
- a CDS encoding DUF308 domain-containing protein codes for MSEIISAIRNTIKNWWLYLLNGIIFLIAGFIVFANPFSSYILLSIFFAVTFFVTGIFEVAFAISNRKAHSGWGWSLASGLIDLVIGLILMLHPALSMAVIPLFLGFWFMFKGIGLIGFSIQLQADKIPNWGWLLAGGISLIVVSVCILDNPALGVATILSLMGAAFLVTGVFSIVFAFRLRRLKKSL; via the coding sequence ATGTCAGAAATCATTTCAGCTATCCGCAACACCATTAAAAACTGGTGGTTGTATCTGTTAAATGGTATTATTTTCCTGATTGCGGGCTTCATTGTTTTTGCCAACCCATTCAGCAGCTACATCCTGCTGAGCATCTTCTTCGCGGTAACTTTCTTTGTTACCGGTATCTTCGAAGTAGCCTTTGCTATCAGTAACCGGAAAGCTCATTCAGGCTGGGGATGGTCGCTCGCTTCCGGCCTGATCGACCTCGTAATTGGTCTGATATTGATGCTGCATCCTGCGCTCAGTATGGCGGTTATTCCGCTGTTCCTTGGTTTCTGGTTTATGTTCAAAGGTATCGGGCTTATCGGCTTTTCTATCCAGCTGCAGGCCGATAAAATCCCCAATTGGGGCTGGCTGCTTGCAGGGGGTATTAGCCTGATCGTTGTATCCGTTTGTATACTGGATAATCCCGCTCTTGGGGTAGCCACTATCCTTAGCCTGATGGGCGCTGCTTTCCTGGTAACAGGTGTATTCAGTATCGTGTTTGCATTCAGGTTGAGACGATTGAAGAAAAGTCTTTAG